The following is a genomic window from Phaseolus vulgaris cultivar G19833 chromosome 6, P. vulgaris v2.0, whole genome shotgun sequence.
ATAGCCACCCATCCTCCAGGAGGTGTTCCAATGGTGTTTCTCACTGGTGGGTCTACAAGGTTGAACTTGAGTGGATCAGTTGCTGGGTTGAAGTTGCCGAAACCTGAACCGACTACAAAGAAGTGGAATCCATGAACATGCATAGGGTGTTCTTCAGTGGTCACTATGCTCGTGTCTTGCAGAACAATTTGCACCCTTGAGCCATACTTCACCTTGTAGAGCTTAGTTCCCCGAGATGGCGTCCATAGCCCCCTTGGTACATTCCCAGTATAATCAAATTGTAAAGGGGGAATAGGGGGAAAGTCTGTGGTGAAGACACCAGGTATTCCTTCGTAGTATGCTTGCATTAAGGAGGTGGTTTTTGGGAGTACAAATGATATATTGTTCATGCTGGCTGTGAAGCGGGTTCCATTTGGTCCTTGACACCGGGGACTATTAGGATCCGTGCAATTGATTAACCCCAACCCCACTATGAAATAGAGATTCACATCAACTTTCGTAAAGACTTTAACCCCGGCGAGGCCCCTGATCCTAGCAGTAAATGCAGTTGAAGTGGCAGTGTCATTGAAGGCAGGCAAAGTTGGCAAGACTGGTCTTGGTCTGTTTTGGTTACGGCGTCTAGTTGATCTGTATTCTAGGATTGCTGTGGTGGTGGTATTGTCAAATGGAGCATTCACAGCAGATTCATAGGCACGTGCTGCCATGTAGTAGTGACCTTGGGGTTGATCAGCAGTGACGAGGACATTGAATGTCTGACCAGGTCCTATCATTAGGACTGTGGTTCTGAAGGGCTTGGTATATGTTGCATCTGTACCAACAACAGTCATGCTGTGGTTGGCAATGGAGAAGAAAAGTTCTTGATTGAGTGTACTGCTGATGATTCTCAACATAATTGACTCCCCAGCTTCTACTGGAACACGCACCGTTCCTGCATTGTATGTACGTTACATCAATGACTCAGGAACTTCTCTCAAAATAGATCTGCTTTTAAGGTAGTTAAAAATTTAGCGCTTCACCTTATTCACTATGCTTTCCTTTTTAAGACTttattataatgaaaatataCTTTAAAGGTTCAGAAAATCTGCCATTTGAAAATAAGTTATCAATCATTTTAATATCCTTTTCAACCATTAAGCAATGCAGGCACACACTGAGTAATAATTTCATACCTTGGCTTGAGCATCTGTAAAGATCACCAGGTTGCCCATTAATGGTATATGCAACAGATGGGTGTGGAGGTAATCCTGCAAAGTCTGCCTGCCTTTGGAGAAGCACAATATCCGAATCAAACCATTCCCCTGTGGCATCATCACAGTAAAACTGTCATGACACTAAATGAGAAGCTCATTGGCATTTTAAATGTTCTGCTGTGAGGTAAAGTTTGTTCACAATGGAAGGAGATTCATTATTCAAGGGAATTGGGCAGAATAAAGAATTGAAAGATAGTTTTAGAGATGTACCGAGAAGGAGAGGAAATTCTTGCTTTGGCATAGAGAAGGGATAGGGAGAACCCAATCTGGGATAGATGATGAAAGCTCCATAAACCGTGGCTCTCAGGAAGCTAGTGTGAGCATGCCACCATAGTGTCCCTTCCTGATCTCTGATTCTAAATCGGTATGTGTAACTTCCCCCTGGTTGGATGGGACACTGAGTGACATAACTCGGACCATCTGCCCATGGATTTCGCAGCATCCTTAACCCATGCCTGATGCACATAACCCATGATCACTTTATGAGGAAGATAAATTTTATGCATCAGTAGCACAGTAAATTGGTACATGCACCAAGTATGTATCAATAGCATAGTATATTGACTGATGGACCAACTATGTATTATTaggcagaaaaaaaaatgtattataagATTAGCGTGGGGAAAATTTCTGACTGAAGAGTATGATATTTAAGCATGAATTCCATGTGAAAGTGAAAGAAAGATGATGCTATTTACCAGTGGATGGAGATGTTGTACTGTGCTGCATTTACTACTTTGATTATCATAAAATCCCCGTTTCTAGCCTCTACTGTTGGCCCTGGGAACTGCCCATTGACAGTGATTATGTTTTGGGTTTTGCACAGCCTCCTCACTGACCTAGCTTGAACCTATTTCACTCAAATTATTAATGGAATGATAATTACTAACGGCCTCTAACCATATTGAAGAAATGTAGTCTATGATACAATTGAAGCAGCACTTACAACAAATTCATGGAAATGTATCTCTGTAGCTGAAGCAAGGGAAGCAATGAGAGCAAGCAGGGCTAGTAAGAACCAAGAACAACATGACTTACCAGGGAGGTGGAAAGTCTTCATTGTTCTGGTTTTGTTTGATGGTGTTTCTTTGGCTGAGGGGGATTTGTTTTAAAATGTCGCAATTTCTAGACTTATAAATAGGGAAAGGCCTGAAAAGAGAAATACTTCAgttgagtcattttattttagtCAACAAGGTACTTAATATTCCATAATTAGTCTAACAAAGTAGAGGACATACATGGTGCACAGAGCAATCAACTGTAGAATAAATGCTGGGTTGTGTTATTTAGATGTAAAGAGATCCACAAGAGTAGAAATACATCTTGAGTTAATAAATCTGTTTTCTGGAATTTCTTGTTAAGATACTAGCAATCTTCTGAGTATGGCCATAAAACTATGTTGAggaaaatgataataaaaatagaataattataCCCGATCGAACCAATATGAAGAGAGAAAGGACATTTTCAATATTTGGTTTGCACTGCTACAGAATTATCCTTTTTAATCTCAATAATTAAGTGTTTAGGAGCAAGCAtaatagaaaattataattttcttgtaactGTCTTCATTCATATTGCTTTTAAGCTAGAGAAGGTTAATGATTTTCAATTTCCATCCCCACCTATTTCCATTCCCTAATTACTGACCGAAGCATTATTCATTTGGGCGAAACCATGGAGTTACAAATAAGTAGAGTCAGTTATTTACTCTTTTTTTGTGGGTGTGGGGAGGCATTAATATTGATCTCCAAGGAAGCAGAAGTTGATTTTGTACTTTGTAGCATTGCAATTTTCAAAGAGTATGaaggtattttgaaataaagGAAAAGTTGCAAGTTTACAACATGATGAATGGGTCTATTATACTGTAAAAGCAGTGTGGTAAAACATGATTTTTCTAGTAAAATGATAACTTGCTAGATCAAATTCATCGAAGAAAACCACTGCCTAAGACTTTTCTTCGTACACCTTCCTATCTATCTTTTTTGTATAAAGTCTAATTTATCATTTTCGATTTGGATTATTTGGATTCAAAAATCTTTCCAACtctataatttgaaatataattttgcaTAATAGAGTTTGGAATGCAAATTTTGTATTACAGATTATAGGAACATATTATTATTCTCACGTAGCAATTGATTAAGattaattgaaaattataaaatcgcGCTAGGAGTTTATCGAATAAGATACAAAACTCACTACATTTTCTTAgtttcaataaaatttaattcataaaaatttgtaaagaaaaaataatgtgGTGACGATTGAGTTTTTCTACATATAAATAAACCTGAGAGTCTCCATTTTCTTTACTCTGACAGTGACACGTGGTAATAACTTAAGGTAGGGAAAAAAAAGCTAAGAAGAAAGACAAACAACAGTGCAATTAAGTTTAGGttgaattttgattttgttgGGTGGTTATGAAGAATACTGTTTCTTTTGTACGGTTTAAGTGTACACGGTACTTGTTTTAACATAAACAAAAGTAGCAGTGATGAGAAGTGGTCTTTGCCATTTGGTGTGGTTGATTCCAACATAGAAGTAGCAAGTGTCTCTATCATCTTATGCCACAATTTAAACAAGTGATATTTATGAGCTATGGAAACTCTTTTTAAATTGCGTGTTTATGTTGGACATATATATCGGATACGACACTCGTAAAATACTTATAAGACATTTATTGATTAAatgtctaatttaaaaaatatttattgaattcatGATAATTTTAGTatgattctaacacaattttaaaaaagaaaaatacattaattttctaaaatttcaaaattattatataaatttttagtttatttataaaaataagaaacataaatatttattatcaatttaaataatttataattatataatatatagatatatgtTCCGTGTCTTATATTCTAGAGATTATACGTCTCAAAGAATCTGTATATCTATATCGTATGAATGT
Proteins encoded in this region:
- the LOC137831527 gene encoding laccase-3, giving the protein MKTFHLPGKSCCSWFLLALLALIASLASATEIHFHEFVVQARSVRRLCKTQNIITVNGQFPGPTVEARNGDFMIIKVVNAAQYNISIHWHGLRMLRNPWADGPSYVTQCPIQPGGSYTYRFRIRDQEGTLWWHAHTSFLRATVYGAFIIYPRLGSPYPFSMPKQEFPLLLGEWFDSDIVLLQRQADFAGLPPHPSVAYTINGQPGDLYRCSSQGTVRVPVEAGESIMLRIISSTLNQELFFSIANHSMTVVGTDATYTKPFRTTVLMIGPGQTFNVLVTADQPQGHYYMAARAYESAVNAPFDNTTTTAILEYRSTRRRNQNRPRPVLPTLPAFNDTATSTAFTARIRGLAGVKVFTKVDVNLYFIVGLGLINCTDPNSPRCQGPNGTRFTASMNNISFVLPKTTSLMQAYYEGIPGVFTTDFPPIPPLQFDYTGNVPRGLWTPSRGTKLYKVKYGSRVQIVLQDTSIVTTEEHPMHVHGFHFFVVGSGFGNFNPATDPLKFNLVDPPVRNTIGTPPGGWVAIRFVADNPGIWFIHCHIDSHQNWGLGMALLVENGVGLSQSVIPPPPDLPQC